The genomic region TTTATCGGTTTGAACTTCACTATTGCAGCGTCACCCATCTTTAGGAACTGTGGATTCTTCTCAACTACTTGGCCGGTCCTTGGATCTAGCTTTGCCTGTATCTCTACTATTCTAGCTGCCACGCTAGCTGTGTGCGCGTGTATTACTGGAGTGTAGCCTACTGTCACTGCGCTTGGGTGCCATATTATGAAGACTCTTGCTGTGAACTCCTCTGCTACTGTTGGCGGGTTGTCTAGGTGTCCTGCAACGTCGCCGCGCTTAATGTCCTTCTTTGATACACCACGTACGTTAAAGCCTATGTTGTCGCCTGGCTCTGCCTGCTGCAGTGGCTGGTGGTGCATCTCGATGCTTCTCACTTCGCCTGTTACGCCAGGTGGCATGAATACTATCTTGTCGCCTACCCTTAGTACACCTGTCTCGACGCGGCCTACCGGGACAGTACCTACACCCGGTATGACATAGACGTTCTGTATTGGTATCCTGAGAGGCTTGTCTACAGGCTTCTTTGGCGGCTTAATGTAGTTGTCTAGGGCCTCTACTAGGGTTGGGCCATTGTACCATGGCATGTTGGGGCTGCGCTCAATGAGGTTCTCGCCGGTCCACGCCGATACCGGTATGAATGGTATCTCGTCTACCTTGTAGCCAAGGCCCTTCATGAACTTCTTGAGCACTGCTACTATCTGTTCATACCTCTCCTTGCTGTAAGGTGGCTCGGTTGCATCCATCTTGTTTACTGCTACAATTAGCTGGTCAATACCCATTGTCTTGGCTAGGATGAGGTGCTCTCTTGTCTGGCCCTCTGGGCTCATACCTGCTTCGAATTCGCCCTTTCTGGCCGATACTACTAGAATTGCTGCGTCTGCTTGGCTCGCACCAGTAATCATGTTCTTTACGAAGTCTCTGTGGCCTGGCGCATCGATGATTGTGAAGTAGTACTTCTTTGTCTCGAACTTTACGAAGCTCAGGTCAATGGTTACACCGCGCTCCCTCTCTTCCTTTAGCTTGTCGAGCAACCACGCATACTTGAATGACTCCTTACCCTTCTTCTTGGCCTCTTCCTCTAGCATCTTTATCGTCTTCTCGTCAACGAATCCTAGACGGAATAGCAGGTGACCTACCAGCGTGCTCTTACCGTGGTCAACGTGGCCTATCACTACGAGGTTAAGGTGCGGCTTCTGCTGACTCATATCCTTCACCCAGACCCCTTTCTTTCTTGCCGGAAGACTGCTTCTATAAAGCGAGTCTTATAAAGGTTTAGTAAACAATGGGTATGGTACAAAAAGCTTCGCTACCTTGAGCTGAGAGCTATCCTCTCTATCTCTTCTTTTCTGCGAATAGCGTAACTCCTCGTGTCTCCCTGAGCTGCTGCAATAATTTCATCCGCTAAGCATTCCTCAATAGGCTTTGGATTATTGAACGCACACATACGGGCGCCATCCGCTAAGTGCTTTAATGCAACATCAACTCTTCTCTGAGGCGCAACGTCTACTGAAACGAAGTACGTTATACCACCATACATTATTCTCGTAACGTCTTCTCGCGGAGCGGCATTCTCTATAGCCCTAACGAGAACTTGAAGCGGGTTTTGCCCGGTCTTTATATATATTAGCTCAAATGCTTGCTTCACTATGTTATAGGCAAGATGCTTTTTGCCCATGTT from Pyrofollis japonicus harbors:
- the tuf gene encoding translation elongation factor EF-1 subunit alpha, which codes for MSQQKPHLNLVVIGHVDHGKSTLVGHLLFRLGFVDEKTIKMLEEEAKKKGKESFKYAWLLDKLKEERERGVTIDLSFVKFETKKYYFTIIDAPGHRDFVKNMITGASQADAAILVVSARKGEFEAGMSPEGQTREHLILAKTMGIDQLIVAVNKMDATEPPYSKERYEQIVAVLKKFMKGLGYKVDEIPFIPVSAWTGENLIERSPNMPWYNGPTLVEALDNYIKPPKKPVDKPLRIPIQNVYVIPGVGTVPVGRVETGVLRVGDKIVFMPPGVTGEVRSIEMHHQPLQQAEPGDNIGFNVRGVSKKDIKRGDVAGHLDNPPTVAEEFTARVFIIWHPSAVTVGYTPVIHAHTASVAARIVEIQAKLDPRTGQVVEKNPQFLKMGDAAIVKFKPIKPMVIEKFSEFPQLGRFAMRDMGKTIGIGVVIDVKPAKVEIRKK
- a CDS encoding 30S ribosomal protein S7, translated to MEEQVPGLDPRDIKLFGKWSFEGVEVRDPSLKRYISLKPVWLPHTGGRHEHRRFGKSEVPIVERLINRLMHPGRNMGKKHLAYNIVKQAFELIYIKTGQNPLQVLVRAIENAAPREDVTRIMYGGITYFVSVDVAPQRRVDVALKHLADGARMCAFNNPKPIEECLADEIIAAAQGDTRSYAIRRKEEIERIALSSR